CGGTGGTCGTCGCATTAGTCATCTGTGTGGGCTTCCGATTCCCCAAATTAACAGAATTGTTGTAATGGTTAACAGTACATGAGTTACATCCGATGAAGTAGCCTAAAACACCGGCGACGATTATTACAACGACTACTGAACAACCAAGACATATCTTTGATTTATTCTTGACTATGGTTTCCCAAACACAAGAAGCTTTATCAGAGGCAAATGGCATCATCATATCCTGTCTAACGTCGGTCTCGGTTTGAGCTCTCGCTCGACTGGTATCCTTTATATATGCTCTGGTACgtggcaaaataatttttttttcttaagtacgTATCTCTTACGTATCAAGCTACATCTTCTTTCAAGTGTATTTTGGGTGCAATCATACTTAATTATCTAAACTAACAACATAAATGTTCTCATGCTTATTCGTTATATACGTACCAttaaattcttttatctttttgttacCAATTTGCTATTCTTCTCGcattttgaagatttaaagaaatgtatattCCAGTACATACGTATTCGTTACGTACCAGTTAGGTTTTTTGATAAGCATGTCTTATGTAGCGTGATTAATTTTCTGATTTGCATTTCCTACAGAGCATGATAAGTTTTGAAATGTGTATCTTATGTGGCATACGTTTTTGAAATGTGTTTCTTACTTAGCATGATACATTTTCTGATACGCATTTCGTTACGTTTTCTGATTCGTTTTCTGATACATATTTCGTAAAGTTTCTTGGTACGTATGCCTCACGGATTTTTTACGAACTACGATGTATTTTctgataattgtatatattttcgtacaaaattactttttctcatATAATTATGTCTCCTATCAGTgtgaattatttacaaattacttAATTTCTTAAACACTTGCATATTctttctccttacatttagatgaTAAAGTTCACGcccatttttattatatctaCGTAAACTGAAGTTTTTCTGTAGTTATGgcaataatttaaaaagaaagagcAGTTTTCGTggtcattacaaaaacaaattctaTATAATGACATTTCGTGATGGTATATGTACGAGTACGTGTAAAGAACATATCTTATTACGTACCAGTGCGTAGAAGAGAGAGATCTTGGTACGAGTCAGTACGTAGAGAAGATTCTTGGTACGTACCGTTAATCGTGGAACTCATTGGAGAAGAACTGGCACGTACCAGTATCCAGAGAAGTACCAGTATCCAGAGAAGAACTGGTATGTACCAGTATCCAGAGAAGAAGTACCAGTATCCAGAGAAGAACTGGTATGTACCAGTATCCAGAGAAAAACTGGTGTGCACCATTTTTATTATACCTACGTAAACTGAAGTTTTTCTGCAGTTATggcaataactaaaaaataaagagagcaattttcatattcattacaaaaacaaattctgTATAATTAATTTCGTGATGGTATATGTACGAGTACGTGTAAAAGAACATATCTTAGTATGAACCAGTGCgtagagagagaaatcttggTACGAACCAGTACGTAGAGAAGATATCTTGGTACGTACCGTTAATCGTGGAACTCATTGGAGAGTCGAACATCGACCTTGAAACTTTTCCTtgctgcctgtttgtttgtttatctccaGGAGTGTGGTATTGTGTCTAAAACTAGATTGATGTTTTCAATTATCATTTCAGTAATGTTATTCTTCATTAGCGGCTCTACTGATACAGTCTCAAGTTATTATATGTCATCTCATGTAATGGCTACGGTGATCTGTTCAAGTTGCAGTTGCAGTTCTAATCTTTCAGTTCAGAGCATCCTGGTTACCGATGATGTTTTCCTGCACTGGAGCATCTACTCTCGGCATTTCTTGATCAAACGCCTCCTGGCATTGTAGTGGAAGGAACAGCAGCCTGAGTGAGACCCACAGGGCCCAAGCATTGGGGGGGAAAGGGTACTACTTTCCTGGGGCACTGCAGTCTGGGGGCCCCGCGACagcagcttatttattttaactgttcTTTTAGagagtaaacaaaatgaaaggatTTTCATGGGGCCCATGCTCCCctaacgatattattattattgttgttgttttttattaatttttaataactgatgatCAACTATATTTCCGATATTTCCACTTACTCTTGGaataaattcatacaaactaaCTGAGTTTGATATGTTCCTGATGTTTAATTTAAGCTTGTAGTTGGACACTTTTGAATTATGTGAGGCCAGGGCTAGAGGAAGAGTGCGGGAGGGACTCAGTTTTTATGCAAGCACCGGGCCCTGAAAGGGTGATGCTTGGGCCCTGGAGACCCAAGGAAATATCACTCTCATATTCAACATGCGTGACCTTGAAACTAGTGAGCTGCTGGTTCGTTctccgttactttttttttttgcgtggaaTTGTGAATGGGGAAATAAATTGAAAGTCAACcgaactgtttatttttatagcttagCAATAGTTGTCCCTGTTAATGTTTTCACCCACTATTCATCCAGTAAGTTAATAATGTCCTTTCTTGCATTGCGGTATACATTTTTAATCTCCATCTTCAtgcatgagtatttttttatgcacCCTTATTTTTCAGCGACGTGCCATTGCTGGCAAAATTGTTCCGTTGTGGCTTCTGGACCTCATAGTGACCGAAATGGATGTTACTCATGAACAAAGACTGGTAAgactcttttctctttattttttggtACCTCATAACTCACTGCTAGCTATTGTAAAGTTGCTTCTTAGGAGAATGatgcataaatatgatggaactttttttccctttagaCTGTAAGAGTAATTTTCGACTGTTATTGAGATGCGATCTGTTTATGCATATGTGCACTGTACGCTGTGCAACAGTCTGCATTGCTTAAACATCTTCCTATCTTCTTCTCAACACatatttaacaaacaaataatatcaATCACATTAAATCAATAATAGATTCTTTTAATATGTATGAAAGATATTTCTCCATTGTTACATTCATCTATCTGATTAAAATTTAATCAGTTTAGAAATAATTGTCAACCGAAAAAAGTAATGTAATGTGTTAGCAAAAATGTTTTGAACTTATATCAGTAGAACCTCTTCCAACGTGAAatgtcatgaaatatatatattttatttttgtaatgaccATGATAATAACTTTCTTTTCTACAAATGTTGCCATGAcgacgaaaaaatgggaaatgtAGGCATGAGTCTATATTTCCCATACCGTAGAATGAAAATTTAAGCAAAGAGAAATgtgtgggataaaaaaaaaaccactagtGGAAGCATACCAAGTTTGATGCATACAAAATTTCCATGGGAAATGAAACTCGGATAAAATGCGGTAAGTTGAGATTTAACATCACTCGTAATATAAacgggaaatataaaaaaaacaaagaatcgcattttttataacagtttattagcaaaaatattttaaccCAAGGCGATATTTACAGAAGAGATAATTCATCTCAGTACGTTAAACAGTGTAAAACTATACTTACATAACCATTgtcaacaataaacaacaataaaaacaaactatcTGTAAAGCTGTAAATTCAAGAAGCttcaattttcttataatatctgatcatcaccatcatcatcaccatctccaACATGCTTGTTTATCTCTGGAGGCCCTCCTCATTCAGTCACTCAGGCGATCATTTGTTATTTGTCATTTGTAGTTTATAAGTcatgttgatgttgatgtgctAGTCCATTTCATGTCATAGCACTTTTTGCATGCAGAACTTAATTTTTAGTGAGTGTCTTCGAATgtcacttttctttcttcttaggaCAGCTTTTTGGATTGTCTGGGTGCCAGAAGTTGAAAAACAACCGAAACTTAGcttcataataaacaaaatcatattcaTGTTGATGAATGTCAGTCATCACTTTTCGACTTTGTCACCCCACTGGTCATCGGCAAATAAGTCAGCAAaagaaggaaagttaaagtctccaaaAGCTGAGTTGGGTTCATACTCAGGTTCTGGATCACTAGAGATGAATGGGGGTTCTTGACTGTTAGTTGGAGAAGTGTTTGGTGCCTGGTAACTATTTGATGATTCTGTTGGGGGTTGATAATTATTTGAAGGTAACTGGACACTGTTTGATGGATTATCTGGTGTTTCATAGCTGTTTGAGGGTGTAGTTGGTGATTCATAGCTATTGGATGGTGATGACGCTGGCTGATAGCTATTTGATGGTGTGCTTGGCTCTTCATAGCTATTAGATGGACCAGTTGGTACTTCATAGATAttggaaggggaagaaggagcATCATAGCTGCCAGATGGACCTTGTGGTGCACTATAGCTGTTAGACGGCGCTGAAGGAGCTTGGTAAGTATTTAGTGGGGCTGGGGATGGTGCTTGATAATTATTGGATGGAAAAGAAGGTGCAGGTTCATAACTACTGGATGGTAATGGAGCTGATGTTTGAAAGTTGCCAGGACCTTGGTAATTATCTGAAGGGGTTGAAGGAGGCTCATACGTGTCAGCTGCAGGTGAAGGAACTTGATAGTTGTCTGAGGGGACAGAAGGGGTGTTGTAACTGTTGGATGGGGACTCGGGTGCTATATAGCTTTGTGAAGTAGTGGGTGGAGAGGTAGGAGGTCCATAAAGACCAGAAGGGGTTGCTGCTTCATTGtccaggggaagggggggagaagggggtggTCTGTAACTTTGTTCTGGCAAAGCTGATGGTGTAGCAAATGAGGGTGAAGGGGGAGAATAAGATTGCACTGGAGACTGAGGGGCTGGGGGAGTGTATGACTGTGAAGCAGTTGGTGCTGAATAGGACTGTGTGGGGGCTGGCTCTGCTGGGGCTGAGTATGACTGTGAGGGAGCTGGAGCTGAATATGACTGTGAGGGAACTGGGGCTTCTGGAGCCGAGTAAGACTGTGAGGAAGTTGGAGGTGAATATGACTGTGATGGTGCTTGGGTTGCTGGAGCTGAGTAAGCCTGTGAGGGAGCTGGTGGTGAATATGACTGTGATGGAGCTGGTGGTGAATATGACTGTGATGGAGCTGGGGCTGCTGAAGCCGAGTATGACTGTGAGGGAGCTGGTGGTGAATATGACTGTGATGGAGCTGGTGGTGAATATGACTGTGAAGGAGCTGGGGCTGAGTATGACTGTGAGGGAGCTGGTGGTGAATATGACTGTGATGGAGCTGGTGGTGAATATGACTGTGAGGGAGCTGGGGCTGCTGGAGCTGAGTATGACTGTGATGGAGCTGGTGGTGAATATGACTGTGAAGGAGCTGGTGGTGAATATGACTGTGAGGGGGTTGGTGGTGAATATGACTGTGAAGGAGATGGGGCTGCTGGAGCTGAATATGACTGCGAAGGAGCTGGAGCTGAATATGCCTGTGAAGGAGCTGGGCCTGCTGGAGCTGAATATGACTGCGAAGGAGCTGGGGCTGCTGGAGCTGAATATGACTGCGAAGGAGCTGGGGCTGCTGGAGCTGAATATGACTGTGAAGGAGCTGGGGCTGCTGGAGCTGAATATGACTGTGAAGGAGCTGGGGCTGCTGGAGCTGAATATGACTGTGAGGGAGCTGGGGCTGCTGGAGCTGAATATGACTGTGAAGGAGCTGGGGCTGAATATGACTgtgagggggttgggggtgagtAGGACACAGATAGAGTTGGAGCTGTATATGACTGTGAAGGGCTTGGAGCAGCCGGGGCTGAGTAAGACTGTGATGGTGCTGGAGCTGAATATGATTGTGAAGGGCTTGGGGCAGCTGGGGCTGAGTAAGACTGTGATGGAGCTGGAGCTGAATAAGACTGTGAGGGAGCTGGAGGTGAATATGACTCTGAAGGCACAGGAGGTGCGTAAGACTGCGAAGGAGCAGGTGCAGGAGGTGAGTATGATTGGGAGGGTGATGGTGGAGCAGCATATGAAGGAGATGaggaaggtggagagtaagactgACTAGGCTCTGTGGCAGGTGACTCATAATCTCCTGATGGCACTTCAATTGAAGAATCATACAAAGATGGAAATGATCCAAAATCAGAGAAGTCtggaaaaggtggaaaagttGGTTCATATGTAGATTCTCCTTTAGGTGGCCCAAAACCACTCCCAAAAGAAGATGCGAAAGACCCATAACCACCACTGTCAGATAAGGGAGCTTCATAACTATCACTGAATGAACCAACATCTCCATAATCACTGCTGCTAGTGCCAGAAGAACCATAGCCGCTGCTGGTTACAGGAGGAGCACCATATTCATTACTAGGTTTAGATGGGGCTTCATAATCAGTGGAAGGTGACCCACCTTCATAATCACTTGAGATCTGTATAATGCTTGAAGATTTAGGAGGCCCATACCCTGTGTCTGGTCCCTCCGGGGCTCCATAGCTATTGCTTGGAGCTTCAGATGGTGGCCCATAGCTTGGAGATGGGGCTTCAGATGGTGGTCCATAACTAGGAGAAGGGGCTTTAGGTGGTGGACCATAGCTTGGAGCTGGGGCTTTAGGAGGAGGTCCATAACTAGGAGCTGGGGCTTTAGGAGGAGGTCCATAACTTGGAGCTGGAGCCTTGGGAGGAGGTCCATAACTTGGAGCTGGTGCTTTGGGAGGAGGTCCATAACTTGGAGCTGGAGCCTTGGGAGGAGGTCCATAACTTGGAGCTGGAGCCTTGGGAGGAGGTCCATAACTTGGAGCTGGTGCCTTTGGAGGAGGTCCATAACTTGGAGCTGGTGCCTTTGGAGGAGGTCCATAACTTGGAGCTGGAGCTTTGGGAGGAGGTCCATAACTTGGAGCTGGAGCTTTAGGAGGAGGTCCATAACTTGGAGCTGGAGCTTTGATAGGAGCTCCATAATTAGGGGCTGGAGCTTTAGGTGGTGGTCCATAATTAGGCCTTGGTTTGTGTTGAGGTTTTGCTTTATGATGAGGCCGAGGACGGTATTTATGCTGAGGCCTTTTTGGGGGACGGTACTGTATATTAGGCTTGTACTTTGGCTTATATTTGGGTCTTTGAGGCCTGTCTTCCACGGACAGGTCGATGCATATTGCCATAAGCACAATAACTGCAAACCATacctgcaaataaaaagaaaatactgataaaattcTCTAATATATGTGATTAAATCTTGCCTCTGTACGCTTGATAATTTATACAAATTATGCCCCCTGTAAATGAGTaccatgaaagaaaagaaattctgtaGATGATTCTGTGGATGATTCAATAAAAGAATGGAATTCATAATAAAGATAGAGAGCTCACTGTTAGAGTTATGTCAGCAGGTGTCAGGTACTGGAACTTGCCAAAGACCAATCTGCTTCAACAGTGTAGGTCAAAGCTGAGGATGCAGTAGCTGTGTGCTCTGTTGACTTACCCGTATTGCAATCCTGATAATCTTAAGACGTagtgtttcattattttaataaaaaacaaactaaagtaaacaataaaggaaagaaaaaaggagtAATAAGCACACCTGAATGATGGCAGATTACAAGAATCAGGGAAAATGGAGACAGGAAGAGAACTCCAAACTGTAtaatccagtgagagagagaagtggcaATCATTACGATTTCACCCGACAGGAGTAGAGGGACAGAGTCGGTTTAAGCTCTGTAGAACAATGGCCAAAATATTAACTACGAAAAAGGTGATAGGGCCACAATTGCAGCCAACAGAAAGAGTATTTAAAGAATAGGTGTGGGGAGGGTCATTGACAATGACCACTTTAGTGGGTCCAAAGGAAACGGAAACGAAAGGATGAATCGTCCTAAATATGAAAGCAATATTCCAATGATATGATATTCTAAAGATAAGCTTTATAACaccttgaaagaataaaaaaaaattatgattttaacaTGTTACTTCTCATATTAATGTCAAGTCTGTGTAATCAGGTAAGGTAATGTTTTTCTGGCAATTGTTTCTTTTGTCATATGTACAATGCAAATTGCTGAGACGAAGCATGGTTTCTACTTTTGTGGCTGCCACAGCTTAAATTCTGCATTTCAGATCTCCTCAATCGCATTTCCCTCTCAAGTGCTTAGTGGCCGAAATATGAGACATAGATTTTACCTATGTGTATCTTATGATTCTAGTTCGGCAGGTTTACCCATATACTGAGAGACGTCTTTGTCTTAttgtaaatgaagaaattaaacagCCAATTACAAGCTATTAATCCCATGACGTGAGGAAATACCTTTTATTTCCATGTTTGTATGGCCGGTCACCATCCTTTCTTATGGCACATATTCTTGTCACTTTAGATTTTAATTGATTCAGGTTGGCACCTCGTCCTGATTGTCTTGTAAATATTCATCTTTTAACCTTTATTCAAACATTATCTGAACTGTCTAGACTGTCCAGACCCGAAGCCTCCAACATACGTAATCAGCATTGCACTGCAAGACTAACATaattatgcagattttaaaatcatatcatccaCGCAAGAAGAGGGGGAAATAACTATGTAAAAACTGCCATCCCTCGTTAAACACGCAGGCAGCCTCCACACCGCTATTCATAGCATAACTggtcgtttgtttacattttggtctgcacctcaacttttacttgccctctttctttttctaggtGTCTTAGTGTCTTTTTAActtagtttaggtactgtaggttATGTCCGTCTTtgtaatgatttttgttttttacgttttttatgctttttaataGGATTTTAAGATTATGTAAATTGCAGCCTTGgtgatgcaatgagatattgcgaaacgacGTCGGCATAATGAACTGTTGTGATATActtgctgccttttcctggatgcccccttgatagcTACTAGGAAGCTTGCAGTGATGTAATATATCGCCGGATAAGGCAACATTTCGATAAGACGGCCCCcaactttcatacacacacacacacacacacacacacacacacacacacacacacacacacatatatatatatatatatatatatatatatatatatatatatatatatatatatatatatatatatatatatcgccggATAAGGCAACATTTCGATAAGACGGCCCCCAACTTTCAGTCTGACTTTCATGGCTGTATCTAATAGCAGTTTTACTAAGATATAGTTTGTAGTTGTATGAGGTAGTTTAACCGAAGTCGATGACTGATTTGTTTACATACGATACGTGTTGTGTTGACTGAGCTGGTGGACGTGGCGGGTAGGTGGGTGAAGTTTTACTGGTTTTAACACCACATACCTAATggatttcattgcaaaatgaaaattgtgTGCACTGGAACTGCGGTTTTCAAGACTGAAGGCATCATCACAACCTTCGCTGCCTCATCATTACGAAAGATTGTACAAATTTTGAggttggtgtttttttatttactatctaGTAGCTGGAAAACTTTTTAAGGGTGATGTTTTGAGTAGAATTTTAAGATCAGTGTTTTTGTATCCGGCTTATAGTACGATCTTTTTTTTCTGGATGATTTACACGCAGGCCACACACAAGCTGAATCACAAATATTTCTTAACATCGAATTAATTGTACCTTGGGAAAAACTTTACACCCAAGGGAACTATATATCAATGTGTCAAAACCACAAGCTTTATAATTCCCCTTGTATGTAAGATATTCTCAAGGTATAGTTAATTCCTAGTTGGATATTTGTGAGCCTAAAAAAAGTCACGTGTGAATATGTGACAGAACCGTATAGATAAATAAGATCTGCAGTAAAGTGCTGACTTTAAATGCTAATGACTGCACTGTTCCTCCCTGTTTTTCCACTTATGAGCAAATATTTATTCCGGCTGACTTTATCTACGTTTGCACTGTCTCTATAGCATAAATAATGTGAATTTATAcatcagtcctcttgaagatgtttTGATAATACTGAAGgtgaatacagaatttatatCCGGTGTTTCATTCTTT
This DNA window, taken from Macrobrachium rosenbergii isolate ZJJX-2024 chromosome 4, ASM4041242v1, whole genome shotgun sequence, encodes the following:
- the LOC136832799 gene encoding uncharacterized protein encodes the protein MAICIDLSVEDRPQRPKYKPKYKPNIQYRPPKRPQHKYRPRPHHKAKPQHKPRPNYGPPPKAPAPNYGAPIKAPAPSYGPPPKAPAPSYGPPPKAPAPSYGPPPKAPAPSYGPPPKAPAPSYGPPPKAPAPSYGPPPKAPAPSYGPPPKAPAPSYGPPPKAPAPSYGPPPKAPAPSYGPPPKAPAPSYGPPPKAPSPSYGPPSEAPSPSYGPPSEAPSNSYGAPEGPDTGYGPPKSSSIIQISSDYEGGSPSTDYEAPSKPSNEYGAPPVTSSGYGSSGTSSSDYGDVGSFSDSYEAPLSDSGGYGSFASSFGSGFGPPKGESTYEPTFPPFPDFSDFGSFPSLYDSSIEVPSGDYESPATEPSQSYSPPSSSPSYAAPPSPSQSYSPPAPAPSQSYAPPVPSESYSPPAPSQSYSAPAPSQSYSAPAAPSPSQSYSAPAPSQSYSAPAAPSPSQSYTAPTLSVSYSPPTPSQSYSAPAPSQSYSAPAAPAPSQSYSAPAAPAPSQSYSAPAAPAPSQSYSAPAAPAPSQSYSAPAAPAPSQSYSAPAGPAPSQAYSAPAPSQSYSAPAAPSPSQSYSPPTPSQSYSPPAPSQSYSPPAPSQSYSAPAAPAPSQSYSPPAPSQSYSPPAPSQSYSAPAPSQSYSPPAPSQSYSPPAPSQSYSASAAPAPSQSYSPPAPSQSYSPPAPSQAYSAPATQAPSQSYSPPTSSQSYSAPEAPVPSQSYSAPAPSQSYSAPAEPAPTQSYSAPTASQSYTPPAPQSPVQSYSPPSPSFATPSALPEQSYRPPPSPPLPLDNEAATPSGLYGPPTSPPTTSQSYIAPESPSNSYNTPSVPSDNYQVPSPAADTYEPPSTPSDNYQGPGNFQTSAPLPSSSYEPAPSFPSNNYQAPSPAPLNTYQAPSAPSNSYSAPQGPSGSYDAPSSPSNIYEVPTGPSNSYEEPSTPSNSYQPASSPSNSYESPTTPSNSYETPDNPSNSVQLPSNNYQPPTESSNSYQAPNTSPTNSQEPPFISSDPEPEYEPNSAFGDFNFPSFADLFADDQWGDKVEK